The Amphiura filiformis chromosome 1, Afil_fr2py, whole genome shotgun sequence nucleotide sequence GCTAAAATGATAACAGCAATATCaatataatactaatactaaatattaatactaatactattactaatactaatactaatactaatacgaATACTACAATTAAtactactaatactaatactaatattaatactTATACTATTACtgatactaatactaataataatactaatactaatattaatatatcatgctatgacacagcagataggccgccctctctaattataattaatttacattggccgtgcgGCATTTACgggagaataaaatcattacatgttcaattcgccggctgatccgccatgagctgttatggcgtgtggtggtgagctgacGACATGTAAttgttagtgcacgctggttcgaatccgaacggttctgattttttctctcctttattataatgccagtttgtctgagcttcatttCTTTAATTACTAATATTAATACTTATACtattactaatactaatactaatactaatactaatactaatactaatactaatacgaATACTATTACGAATACTaaaactaatactaatactaatactaatacgaATACTATTACGAATACTaaaactaatactaatactaatactaataccatggaggtatataaataaatggagaatgatcgccagaattctaatctcctaagtggagattatcccgttacctctattcaatgagtcaccaaacttgaattgaccagccacttcagccaagctattgatatccacgatggttatgagcctctaccatggttcattgattatcactcccaaaatttcctcataggaattgaccctacaatgacccgtaccggaagccttgtaaaagagactgtataatgacgtcagctagtcaatcagctagttcaaagtcaccagttttgatagcttatagtttcaatgtatgatcgtgcgaaaacccgaagaaattcggatgttctgttctcaagttatgaaactgttttctacactagttgtgccgtaacttgacaaatatacttagttttcatgttcatatatcaagcttttaagggggtctgagggagttcaaatatagtgcaaatgaaagcaaaacgtttttacctaccgattgtgaaacaattatgttgggccaatttgggccatttgagttacgagcgagaaaaatttaccggaagtacttcggaattcaagcaaaagtgatgatcagacaatcttttctagagagcaATTGATAtatggaatgtataggccctatatactttgtttaaacagtttctcatagtttagtgtatgataatcgtgattttggttgaagcttcgggtcaaattgattgagtgccatgacggatatgtcatgttattgtttttaaacttttaattctgtattgtcatgaaatcgtataggccgcctaaatcatcatcattaaacttctcattgtataataaataattagcagcatttaggcctaaatgattattaatattattaggaggctatcattttctttggagggaggggttccaaatatacgggggggggggggggcataactttttggaaaaaaaagtcataggcctaattcaatttttcatgaccaaaatatagggagtcacaagatgacaacagataaggtgtttctttttcaaaagactgatttcttgatgcaatttaagcactcaatttttggcgaaaatgagattttgatatcaaacttttatgaaacatgagcacttaatttccaataagtataaacttcattttaccccattgaaatcaatggccagtgaaacagacttcacaatgtaatcagcttagcataatcaatataaacctgaaattgcctattcaacaataattggtcataaccaacgtagtacaaaagaggcttggctggatcatcctccatttatttatatacctccatgctaaTACTAATACTATTACTAATACGAATACtattactaatactaatactaatactaatattattactaatactaatactaatactattacgaatactaatactaatactattaCTAATACGAATACTATTACGaatatactaatactaatacGAATGGGTGAATGATTCTGATTAACTTGTGGTGATGCAATGTGCTATATTTAGAAAtgatgtaatatgacatatatgGGGATGATTATCCTTATAATTAAATGTAAGGTCTGGAGAGCAATTGATTTGGGACCAGTATCAAGTTCTAGGAGAgaactctgtgaaacttatgttagccagtagtGGTCCAAAATTTACCAAACTTCGGTTCCGTGGTTCTTAaataaaatacgccaaaggcggttGTAGAGCCAATAGCGCTTTATatttgtcgactcaaagaagcggcagactGAAATATTTCCATCAACAAACTGTGGGATGttttttgctggactaacaatgTTAGTCTATCTGCCAACTagagcagaaagcttgctcaggagatctccgagagaggagcttacggtcaacatagaaggCCGTTTGGAAAGCACCAGCATACCAGCAAGGATACTCAAAACATAGTCTTTAGGAATTGCACTGAGACTGTGGTAGACCAGGGGTTTTCTTTGGGTAGAAATAATTTTGCACATTGCctgatcttggatcaagaactgagattAAATTATTGTATACTATTGCATTGTaatttgattgacagccataATGCACCAATTAATAAAAATCACAAGTTGTATGAGATAATAAACACTGAGTGTGTTTGACTGTTTGGTGTTGAGTGAACTcggtagcaggtgattttggtCACTTACATCAAATTGAATTCAGTCAAATTCATTGTTTTTTTAGGACAACAGAGTAAGTTTGAATGTTATGACATATTATGATTTTGAACACTACAGTTAAGCGGTTAAGATAGTAAGTGATTGTTTTCATTTTGCCTCATTAGTTTACGTATGACCTGACACTTATTGCTAATGATATtatataatatttggcaaagaataaccaaaacaACCCAAATCGTATTTCAAGGCTTTAAGCACCAACCTCTTGTTTTATTCCTTTTTTAAAAATCGAAGTCAATTATACATACCTCTGATTTCAATGACGTTTATGCTATAATAAGAGAGAAATAACGACAACATCCATTAGAAATACGCCATAATGCAGACAACAGATAATGTCACCAATATTACTATACgttatattttcacattttttgttaATAGTACTTCCTGCAAGCAAGCACACACCGTCTGGAATAGGTAACACAGTGTATCCACAGGTCACTGATCAGACCCCATTGTCAGATAATGGTTGATAGAGTGGAAGAAACCATTGTACAGGGTCTCGTGTCAAGTGAGGGAGTCATGTTCGTTTAGAACCAGTGCAGTTTTTGTTCACACAGTGAACTATAATGCCACTTATACCCATATcatatatgcacagtttatctctTACGTCTTGAATAGGCATTGCAGTCCACGAAGTCTGTGGTTACGatgctaggaaataattcctaatatctcatacccgctgtttgaaatgtttgaaaaaagtttcacggcataccctcacttacgatcattgggtataccgatcatcagacggataatttgtcatggtttcaacttaacagaaatgcgtatacatgtatattacattctgttgtgtcaaaatcatgacaaaccaagccattccagcacagtcgaaagtgctcaaccactatcaATAGTGGGAGCGTAATATAAAACTAATAtgaaactattagtaacggttgcctttttcagaggtctatactttgaatttgtttctacgctcacatGAATGGGTTTGAgaacttttaattccaaagttagttacctgaaaaataattcttgttatactattattattatatgagcCATCTTGCCAAAATCCCGTAAAAACCACCGCGGGCCCGCCAATACACCATCCTACGCAAGCAAGGCGCCCTTATTACGCCATTGTTTCGATGCAACAcgtcttcgttatttaatctattcccaacgaatgtttgatgacgataATATATTTCCAACAGACATTTGACATAACATGTAATTGATTTCCCGTTGATACACATTCGTTATaagataaaaatgaattaaaatagaatgaataacaaatacttgGTGAACGAATATTCTACGTCATATATTCGGAGTCTGTGTAGCCCTTCACGACTTAAAAATGCCGTTTGAAATAAGTAGGACTATATtggtaaattttaaaatttgagttTGGCCCGTATAAATTGATGAAGGTCCGTAGAATTTTAGACCTTTTTTGGCTCAAGTGACCATTGACCATTTCGGCTTACTGAAAAGTATTTCTAACACCGAGTGTAAGACCATCGTTAGCCCTACATTCACTAGAAATCAAAACACGCTCTTACGATATCTTTGTTTTGATTTGTATtatttcctttcttcttttttctggGCGGATATTCTATTATTTATCAAATACATCAAAGTTTAAAGATGTTATAcacattagaatttttttaagtGAAAATTTCACCATTATTTCGAttaaaaacgcatttgaaaataatatttatttcacatCGACCAATTACAATCTTAATTCTTTTACTTTTCTTTAATGAACATCTTGTAATAAACAATAATTTATTATACAGTTttataaataatgaaatatttactGTACTTTATTGCAGTATAGGATTCTGCCGACGATGCAAGTCATAattcaaaaaacaacattttgatttgaaacaaactcagatattattttgtttttgtttcttccgCCTATCACCAATCGAACTTTTAACAATATGGCTTAGTGTCGGTCGTGGTCAAACAAAAGTCTCCTCTCGCAGAACTTTTATCTGCCTTGATGCCCATTATAGGACACTCAGAACACAGCGAGTTGTCGCATAGCTGAGATGCATGTGTAGAGGTATAGTGACATGCGCCATCTATACTCAGTGCAAAGTATTCCATCGATCGTCCGTGGCTGCATCCGAGTAGAAAACATCCCGGTTGGCTAAGACCACCATTAGGCCAGAAATCGATGTCGCCAGactgaaaaaaaagaagcttatCCATCAGTTTCAAAAAGACAGAGTCGTCGTGTCGAGGCTCACGTTAAGAGAACGATTTCGTTGTGTGTAATAGATTAAACTTCTACCAATAAGTTATAACCGATATTTACTTGAACTGTTTCAaaccgtagaattccatctaaaTGCATGTAATGCCTCTACACGaggcacagtgtattttacccatacgaaaaatcattccgtacggaccgtaccgtgcatgcacgGATCACTGACAGtaacgcaatcaaccaatcagcagttggaaaatcgttaacccaatgacgtcatcgctgcattctcattgataaaattcaaaatcgttcaaaaacacgagtttttaattgcagatatttaatttttgtaatcatgAATGTCAATGCCTAACTCaaattaacattgtgtattatcgtagcgttgaatgcgctgaagcttgtgaggcggatccttcgcaaatttggcggatcttttgtCTTATGTgccattaaaaatccatctttcgcatggccgctctgtgtgtgtgtgtgtgtctgggaACAGGGTCAGCTGTGCACGCATGGATtctattaaagggcatttcgtgatccacagcctcatcccccacttttctcaaaaaaagttgagatttttatatcactggaaacctctggctacataatgtttatgtacaaaatatttcttgcagattaattcgttttgcaaagatatcgtgaaatttgaatttcgttctggtgcaccagaacgaaattacaacgcattgtctatggagcagtgtaatacacataatcatgcataactcgcaaacgcaaaatcggaatcaactgaaattttgggaataggcttttttcgtggatatgtactgaaaaatgtcataaaaagaggatgctaggatcacgaaatactcctttaatagcgacctgcatgcataaacactagtactgctgactgagtgtaccaatcgtagcagggtgtaaactataaaacaaagtcaatgtttaatatcaaatacgttatggggtaaatataagcatttgaataatttaacaattatttgaacctgaaaaataaatgaacatgaaagttcatgagtgatttttcaacatatttgactgttggataaatatgggtgctgcagctttggagctaaggcaatatggcgcattactttgaagttggtaatgggtaaattacactgtgcgaGTATTatgacgaaaggcagacaccctcaaaaacattgcaatagattggtcgcATAAATACAGACTTGAAATTTAGTATGGAATATGTCTTCGCAAAGTGCCAAGACTAGTTAGGAAGGGgtatgcataaaccgcacgggctaaatattatttGGGGTGCGTCGGGAGGAGATGGTGTAATATAATTGTTTGATAggaatgtgctttccatgagtttgcaTTATAGTGTTCATAATGTAGtccatttgcctaaaatggcggatttaaggtggCCCTATCGGCTAATGCAAAAATTTAGattctctttcaatttaaatatgttaaagctcttaacttgtagattacaaaactgaaaattttgtttcaatcggacattcggttctcgagatatggcctgtcaaaatggcgcgaaactaacaaattggcaacaactttctttttattttctatatttttgacaagtccagttgccagataattttcaaattatatatgcatgaattatgcaaagtaaagttttcagatacaattaaaagagctatggtactgaggcttggtacatgggtagtacaaacaaggtgctacaaaattacggttgcgtttggcaaatttcaatttgcataattaattagtgccactaattagaaaagttgattaaggccctaattaattatgcaaatggaaatttgccaaacgcgaccgtaggtttgttgcatttcatgtgtactacccatgtaccaagtttcagtgccatacctcttctaattgtatctgaaaactttactttgcataatccatatatatattaaaaattaCCTGCCAACCCTGCATgccgaaaataaagaaaataaaaagaaagttgttgccaatttgttggtttcgcgccattttgacaggccatatcttaTCTTCGGAccttatgcaacattgttctgttattatcaattttattgttgtttgaggtgatatttcctaaacttcgtcagcaataaTTGGTACtcgtcagagctgaaatgcacttgcaatgtaccagtTGTTTTTGAAAATGGAAGGAGCTTAAATTAAAGTTCTTAAACTTGGTACGTATTCAGTAAGTTTTAATGTCCCTCACTGGAGTAAAATATTGTAAACtttcggtacaaaaacaactgcgcggatttctAGTTGTCCAATGAAATCACGCTGTTTATTTGTGTACAGTACGTTTACACTTGTCTCGAGggaggccattcaaactttctgagtacgttcAACGTTTAAgagccatttttttttcaaaagcttcTCCCACATTCAAATCTGGTATATTACAAGCGAatttcagttctgatcaacacttattggtatttaggttcagtacttATAGACTAAGTTCATTCCACTATTAAATTAATCAGTAGtcctttttaatttttgaagtagccaaacctcctccttGGACAGAGTCACAACGGGTATATTTCTTAAAAAgagtatatcttcaaaagttgtaagccgattgaaatcattagagaatgaatttggagaaaaccttctgataattacaaacactcgttgagcagcaagaccttccctctaagcttttaatccgataagctgattatttatttgttttcatgaattggaagacattctttgatgtattactgagctcaatcatctgaaattactggagcgtgagtcacccaggctggtggctcagcatagtattttattaacaggttttctccaaattcatttccaaatgtatttgtttcggtttattaaagctaacgatttaaggtttttGATCAACTATTCAAAAATAGTAGAACAAAAGGGCGCAACGAGGTTCTGTTTTGGGGACACCTTGTATGACAGTGGATATACGAGCGTAATtgactattccagttcaaatccatacacctcctatgggagacatgaccttaatcttctacacagggaatgtgaattgtAAATGggattcatttgaaatctacacccactgtatggaagataaggtcatgtcttccccagggggtgtaaggatttcaactggaatagcccaatacctttTCATTTGTTCCGAATTTCTCAATATCAGTGTGAACAACATCAACTAATGTGGCATCGGTTTCGTCCAATCTACACACCCTGTCTTTTCCTTCGAAGTTCGGTTTGGCTGGATCCAATCCTGCAAAATTAGGGACAATGTCAAATATTACGTATGTGCGATTCATCTGTTTGCTAAAATAATGTTACACGAGGCTCTAGCATTAGAGAACAGGGATCAGATGGCAGAGAGCCAGATGGCAGTATGTCAATTAATTAACGGTGAATCATAAAAATCTATCAAAAATACTACCCCTTCCCGAATGAATGACCATATTCAAAATTGGTTGATCTTATGGCAAATATAGAATATGCATTCGAAGTAGAATTTTttttgcgcattatgacacctcatttgttgcaatggcccCAATATCGATGTCGCATGGTACATTTAGATTATAGaaactcaagatttgaaagttgtctCATTACAAGATGGGCTAAATTGTAAGTGAGGCAGGATTAGAAAAAAGCTTACAAGCGAGGTTATGATATATCAGGAGTTATTTCCTGTTCTCTTAACCACAGGGctggtgggctacaatagctcttcaagacacagggtatgtaagggat carries:
- the LOC140165235 gene encoding pancreatic lipase-related protein 2-like — translated: MVDWAAGADLGLVDIIKFWTIYRQASQNTRIVAKQLQLILEQMHSEVNLQYNDIHLIGHSLGAQTAGLASGHLSGKIGRISGLDPAKPNFEGKDRVCRLDETDATLVDVVHTDIEKFGTNEKSGDIDFWPNGGLSQPGCFLLGCSHGRSMEYFALSIDGACHYTSTHASQLCDNSLCSECPIMGIKADKSSARGDFCLTTTDTKPYC